One window of Salmo salar chromosome ssa11, Ssal_v3.1, whole genome shotgun sequence genomic DNA carries:
- the LOC106563314 gene encoding Sjoegren syndrome nuclear autoantigen 1: protein MMFGLGMQAQAIFDGIEELCSKRDELNRQIQQEEKEKGRLQHDIRVLTEKLSRVNESLARRLSVRADFDHTIGETEGAFMKILESCQTLLSVIKKEAGNLGKATEPGRKDH, encoded by the exons ATGATGTTCGGACTAGGAATGCAGGCCCAGGCTATATTTGATG GTATCGAGGAGCTATGTTCTAAGAGGGATGAGCTGAACCGTCAGATCCAGCAGGAGGAGAAGGAAAAGGGTCGTCTGCAGCACGACATCCGTGTCCTCACCGAGAAACTAAGCCGCGTCAATGAGAGCCTGGCCCGACGACTCTCCGTCCGCGCTGACTTTGACCACACCATCGGCGAGACCGAGGGTGCCTTTATGAAG ATTCTGGAGAGCTGTCAAACACTGCTGAGTGTAATAAAGAAGGAAGCAGGAAATCTCGGCAAAGCCACTGAACCCGGAAGGAAAGACCACTGA